Proteins encoded together in one Terriglobus saanensis SP1PR4 window:
- a CDS encoding allantoate amidohydrolase, with the protein MSADAQRVMERCSALASVTDVAGETTRTFLSPAMARANAVVGEWMQAAGMSIRMDAAGNLRGHRGEAAKTLVMASHLDTVPNAGAYDGILGVVMAIEVAEAMRETALPFSIEVIGFSEEEGVRFGVPFIGSRALVGTCDDVLLATKDADGVTVREAIAAYGLSCDALPEAMLQDAFAYLEFHIEQGPVLEAEGCALGVVEAIAGQSRYVLTFTGKANHAGTTPMKLRQDAMSAAAEWIVAAEALAQEKGGLVATVGSVSTIPGAGNVIAGEVRVTLDVRSAKDKVRREAVSALLAKAEACGLGRGVRVETKLRMDQTAVAMDASLTATLTKAVGDDARRMISGAGHDAMIVAPHIPSAMLFLRSPGGLSHHPDESVLMDDVQAGLDAGVRFVELLAVKENNA; encoded by the coding sequence GTGAGCGCCGACGCACAGCGGGTGATGGAGCGTTGCTCTGCTTTGGCCAGTGTGACGGATGTCGCCGGAGAGACGACACGGACGTTTCTCTCCCCCGCCATGGCACGGGCCAACGCCGTTGTAGGCGAATGGATGCAGGCGGCTGGAATGAGTATCCGCATGGATGCTGCGGGGAACCTTCGTGGACATCGTGGAGAAGCCGCTAAGACTTTGGTGATGGCTTCGCATCTCGATACGGTGCCAAATGCCGGAGCCTACGACGGTATCCTGGGCGTCGTGATGGCGATTGAAGTCGCCGAAGCGATGCGGGAGACAGCGCTTCCCTTCTCGATCGAAGTGATTGGATTCTCGGAAGAAGAGGGCGTGCGCTTTGGCGTTCCCTTTATCGGCTCACGCGCTCTCGTGGGAACTTGCGATGACGTCTTGTTGGCTACGAAAGACGCGGACGGCGTGACTGTGCGCGAGGCCATCGCAGCTTACGGACTCTCCTGCGATGCGTTGCCCGAAGCGATGTTGCAGGATGCCTTTGCCTATCTGGAGTTTCACATCGAGCAGGGGCCTGTGCTCGAAGCCGAGGGGTGCGCTCTGGGCGTAGTGGAGGCCATCGCCGGGCAGAGCCGTTATGTGCTGACGTTTACCGGCAAGGCGAATCACGCGGGCACGACGCCGATGAAGCTGCGGCAGGATGCGATGTCTGCGGCAGCGGAGTGGATCGTCGCCGCGGAAGCCCTTGCGCAGGAGAAAGGCGGTCTGGTGGCGACCGTCGGTTCCGTCTCCACGATTCCCGGTGCCGGGAATGTGATTGCAGGTGAGGTCAGGGTTACGCTCGATGTCCGCAGCGCGAAGGACAAGGTGCGCCGCGAAGCTGTCTCTGCTTTACTTGCAAAGGCGGAAGCTTGCGGCCTCGGCCGTGGCGTGCGCGTCGAGACAAAGCTACGCATGGATCAGACGGCGGTGGCGATGGATGCTTCCCTGACCGCCACTCTGACGAAAGCAGTGGGAGACGATGCGCGTAGGATGATCAGCGGAGCCGGGCATGATGCGATGATCGTAGCGCCACACATTCCGAGTGCGATGCTCTTTCTACGGTCGCCCGGAGGTCTGAGCCATCATCCGGACGAAAGTGTTCTGATGGACGATGTACAAGCGGGGCTGGACGCTGGCGTCCGCTTTGTGGAGTTGCTGGCGGTGAAGGAGAACAATGCATAA
- the allE gene encoding (S)-ureidoglycine aminohydrolase, which yields MHKLGETRSRLRHDHLLQTPDTFVRAALPGMVKSVAVVHAATALGAGFTQYTAEMEAGGRLGGAMGTRFLYVLEGHLQVDQEELLPGGYVLLPSGHPLEVTAKSASRVAVIEKEYVALKGVGAPQFFVGRESDIVYTPLMGDEDLQVRQLLPDDLALDFAVNTMTYMPGAALSMVEVHVMEHGLLMLEGGGIYRLGESWYPVTKGDFIWMAPYCPQWFGAIGKVPAKYLIYKDWNRHPLAARGEAR from the coding sequence ATGCATAAGTTAGGCGAAACACGCAGCCGCTTGCGGCACGATCATCTTCTGCAGACGCCGGATACCTTTGTGCGCGCTGCACTGCCCGGCATGGTGAAGTCAGTAGCCGTGGTACACGCCGCGACCGCGCTGGGCGCGGGATTTACGCAGTACACCGCGGAAATGGAAGCAGGCGGGCGGCTAGGCGGTGCGATGGGCACACGCTTTCTCTACGTGCTCGAAGGACATCTGCAGGTGGACCAGGAAGAGTTGTTGCCGGGTGGCTATGTGCTGTTGCCCTCGGGCCATCCGCTGGAGGTCACGGCGAAGTCCGCGTCGCGTGTTGCTGTAATCGAAAAAGAGTATGTCGCCCTGAAGGGCGTGGGCGCTCCTCAGTTTTTCGTTGGCCGCGAGAGCGACATCGTGTACACCCCACTGATGGGCGACGAAGATCTGCAAGTGCGACAGCTTCTGCCTGACGATCTGGCGTTGGATTTTGCGGTGAATACGATGACCTACATGCCCGGCGCTGCGCTGAGCATGGTCGAGGTCCACGTCATGGAGCATGGTCTGCTGATGCTCGAAGGCGGAGGCATCTATCGTCTGGGTGAGAGCTGGTATCCCGTGACCAAGGGCGACTTCATCTGGATGGCTCCGTACTGCCCGCAGTGGTTTGGAGCGATTGGGAAAGTGCCCGCGAAGTACCTCATCTACAAGGACTGGAACCGGCACCCGCTGGCCGCGCGTGGAGAAGCGCGATGA